A single Vigna radiata var. radiata cultivar VC1973A chromosome 8, Vradiata_ver6, whole genome shotgun sequence DNA region contains:
- the LOC106771191 gene encoding chaperone protein dnaJ 6 isoform X2: MGKKRSRVLEDDEEFETHSSDQNEHTLYQVLGVERTASQQEIKKAYYKLALKLHPDKNPGDEEAKAKFQQLQHVISILGDEEKRAVYDQTGCIDDAELAGDVVQNLKEYFRAMYKKVTETDIEEFEANYRGSDSEKNDLIDLYKKYKGKMNRLFHSMLCSDPKLDSHRFKDILDETIAAGELKETKAYKKWAKKLSEIKPPTSPIRRSSKKQSETDLGAIISQRQHERKHRLNSMFSSLISKYGGDQMPEPSEEEFEAAQRKLEKRRSSKKSKQR, translated from the exons ATGGGGAAGAAGAGAAGTAGGGTtttggaggatgatgaggaaTTCGAAACCCACTCTTCCGATCAGAACGAGCACACCCTCTACCAG GTTCTTGGTGTGGAGAGAACAGCATCTCAACAGGAAATAAAGAAGGCATACTACAAGTTGGCATTAAAGCTGCATCCTGATAAAAACCCCGGTGATGAG GAAGCTAAAGCTAAGTTTCAGCAATTACAACATGTTATATCAATTCTTGGTGATGAAGAAAAGCGGGCTGTATATGATCAGACTGGTTGTATTGATGATGCC GAGCTTGCAGGGGATGTTGTTCAGAATCTCAAAGAATATTTCAGAGCAATGTACAAAAAG GTCACTGAAACTGATATTGAGGAGTTTGAGGCAAACTATAGGGGATCTGACTCTGAGAAAAATGATTTGATTGACCTCTACAAGAAGTATAAGGGTAAAATGAATAG GTTATTCCATTCAATGCTTTGTTCAGATCCTAAACTTGATTCACACCGATTCAAGGATATTCTTGATGAGACTATAGCTGCTG GAGAACTAAAGGAAACAAAAGCCTACAAGAAATGGGCAAAGAAATTATCAGAAATCAAGCCACCTACTAGTCCAATAAGAAG ATCATCAAAGAAACAATCAGAAACAGATCTGGGTGCCATCATATCACAGCGTCAACATGAGAGGAAACACCGCCTTAATTCTATGTTCTCATCTCTAATTTCAAAGTATGGTGGGGATCAAATGCCAGAGCCCTCTGAAGAGGAATTTGAAGCTGCACAGAGAAAACTGGAAAAACGTAGGTCCTCAAAAAAGTCAAAGCAAAGATAA
- the LOC106770067 gene encoding pentatricopeptide repeat-containing protein At3g49740 — protein sequence MKGLLQLNQMLADLIRSNHHTQSLTLFVIAHSTFTPDHYTLSAALTAAANARHITFGAQLHSHAVRTGLWAHSHVANSLLSLYAKTHDLASVERAFSEIHCPDAYSWTTLLSACAKLAPITHALQLFDQIPKRHVAVWNAVITGCADKGHEDLAFNLFRDMQKMGVKADKYTFATMLSLCSWELLDYGRHVHSVVIKSGILGWTSVVNSLITMYFKCGCVVDACKVFEEAEGSTCDYVTYNAMIDGFASEERSEDAFLIFRDMQKGCFGPTEVTFVSVMSSCSCLRAGCQTQAQAIKMGLIGCVAVNNAMLTMYSGFGDVYEVRDIFERMEERDVVSWNIMVSTLLQENLEEEAILSYLKMRREGIEPDEYTYGSLLFATDSLQVVEMIHSLLCKSGFGKIEVLNVLVSAYCRHRKMKSAFRIFSAVPYKNLISWNSIISGFLMNGHPLHGLEQFSALLRAQIKPNAYSLTLVLSICSSMSAMSHGKQIHGYILRHGFSSEVSLGNSLVTMYAKCGSLDGALRVFDAMVERDTISWNAIISAYAQHGRGKEAVSCFEAMQTTPGIRPDQATFTSVLSACSHAGLVDDGACIFYTMIKVYGILPSVDHLSCLVDLLGRSGYLDEAETVIKDAYLGAHSNMCWSMLSACAAHGNLKLGRAVARLILERDNDNPSVYVLLSNICAKAGQWEEAANLRDMIREFGTTKQPGCSWIRT from the exons ATGAAAGGTCTGCTGCAACTGAACCAAATGCTGGCAGACCTCATTCGCTCCAACCACCACACCCAATCCTTAACCCTCTTCGTTATCGCCCACTCCACCTTCACACCTGACCACTACACCCTCTCCGCCGCCCTCACCGCCGCCGCCAATGCCCGCCACATCACCTTCGGCGCCCAGCTCCATTCGCACGCAGTCCGAACAGGGCTCTGGGCCCACTCCCACGTCGCCAACTCCCTCCTCTCGCTCTACGCCAAGACCCATGACCTCGCCTCCGTCGAACGTGCGTTTAGCGAAATACATTGCCCCGACGCGTATTCGTGGACCACGCTGCTCTCGGCCTGTGCCAAACTGGCCCCTATTACCCATGCCCTTCAACTGTTCGACCAAATTCCCAAACGACACGTGGCGGTCTGGAACGCTGTCATTACCGGGTGTGCGGACAAGGGTCATGAAGATCTTGCTTTTAACTTGTTCAG GGACATGCAAAAGATGGGTGTTAAGGCTGATAAATACACTTTTGCCACCATGTTGAGTTTGTGCTCCTGGGAGCTTTTGGATTATGGAAGGCACGTGCATTCGGTGGTTATCAAAAGTGGTATTTTGGGTTGGACTTCTGTGGTTAATTCTTTGATCACTATGTATTTTAAGTGTGGGTGTGTTGTGGATGCTTGTAAGGTGTTTGAGGAAGCAGAAGGTAGCACGTGTGATTATGTTACGTATAATGCAATGATAGATGGTTTTGCAAGTGAGGAGAGAAGTGAGGATGCATTTTTGATATTCAGAGACATGCAAAAGGGCTGTTTTGGTCCAACGGAAGTTACCTTTGTGAGTGTCATGAGTTCCTGTTCATGTTTAAGAGCTGGTTGTCAAACGCAGGCTCAAGCTATCAAGATGGGTCTTATTGGTTGTGTTGCTGTGAACAATGCAATGCTGACAATGTATTCTGGGTTTGGGGACGTTTATGAGGTTCGAGATATTTTTGAGCGAATGGAGGAAAGGGATGTTGTTTCATGGAACATAATGGTTTCAACGCTTCTACAAGAAAATCTCGAGGAAGAAGCAATTTTGAGCTATTTGAAAATGAGGAGGGAGGGAATTGAACCAGACGAGTATACTTATGGAAGTTTGCTGTTTGCTACAGATTCTTTGCAAGTTGTGGAGATGATCCACTCCCTTCTATGCAAAAGTGGGTTTGGGAAAATTGAAGTTTTGAATGTGTTAGTTTCTGCATACTGCAGACATAGGAAGATGAAGAGTGCTTTTCGAATCTTCTCTGCCGTTCcctataaaaatttaatatcttgGAACAGTATCATATCTGGGTTTTTGATGAATGGACATCCGTTACATGGGTTAGAGCAATTCTCTGCATTACTTCGTGCACAAATCAAGCCAAATGCCTATTCCCTCACTCTTGTTCTGAGTATTTGTTCTAGCATGTCAGCCATGAGTCATGGGAAACAGATTCATGGTTACATACTAAGACATGGTTTTTCTTCAGAAGTTTCTTTGGGTAATTCCTTGGTCACAATGTATGCCAAATGTGGATCTTTGGATGGGGCTTTGAGAGTATTTGATGCAATGGTGGAGAGAGATACAATCTCTTGGAATGCTATAATATCTGCTTATGCACAGCATGGACGAGGGAAAGAAGCTGTGTCCTGTTTTGAGGCAATGCAGACCACACCTGGAATCAGACCAGACCAGGCTACCTTTACTTCAGTTCTTTCTGCTTGCAGCCATGCAGGTTTGGTCGATGACGGTGCctgtattttttatacaatGATAAAAGTTTATGGAATTTTGCCAAGTGTGGATCATCTTTCTTGCTTGGTTGATCTTCTCGGTCGCAGTGGATACCTTGATGAGGCAGAGACCGTTATTAAAGATGCATATTTGGGAGCACATTCTAATATGTGCTGGTCAATGCTTAGTGCTTGTGCAGCTCATGGTAATTTAAAGCTAGGAAGAGCAGTTGCGAGACTTATTCTGGAAAGAGACAATGACAATCCATCAGTTTATGTgcttttatcaaatatatgtGCAAAAGCAGGTCAGTGGGAAGAAGCAGCTAATCTTAGAGATATGATTAGAGAGTTTGGGACAACAAAGCAGCCTGGTTGCAGTTGGATCAGAACCTAA
- the LOC106771191 gene encoding chaperone protein dnaJ 6 isoform X1, with the protein MGKKRSRVLEDDEEFETHSSDQNEHTLYQVLGVERTASQQEIKKAYYKLALKLHPDKNPGDEEAKAKFQQLQHVISILGDEEKRAVYDQTGCIDDAELAGDVVQNLKEYFRAMYKKVTETDIEEFEANYRGSDSEKNDLIDLYKKYKGKMNRLFHSMLCSDPKLDSHRFKDILDETIAAGELKETKAYKKWAKKLSEIKPPTSPIRRRAQSSKKQSETDLGAIISQRQHERKHRLNSMFSSLISKYGGDQMPEPSEEEFEAAQRKLEKRRSSKKSKQR; encoded by the exons ATGGGGAAGAAGAGAAGTAGGGTtttggaggatgatgaggaaTTCGAAACCCACTCTTCCGATCAGAACGAGCACACCCTCTACCAG GTTCTTGGTGTGGAGAGAACAGCATCTCAACAGGAAATAAAGAAGGCATACTACAAGTTGGCATTAAAGCTGCATCCTGATAAAAACCCCGGTGATGAG GAAGCTAAAGCTAAGTTTCAGCAATTACAACATGTTATATCAATTCTTGGTGATGAAGAAAAGCGGGCTGTATATGATCAGACTGGTTGTATTGATGATGCC GAGCTTGCAGGGGATGTTGTTCAGAATCTCAAAGAATATTTCAGAGCAATGTACAAAAAG GTCACTGAAACTGATATTGAGGAGTTTGAGGCAAACTATAGGGGATCTGACTCTGAGAAAAATGATTTGATTGACCTCTACAAGAAGTATAAGGGTAAAATGAATAG GTTATTCCATTCAATGCTTTGTTCAGATCCTAAACTTGATTCACACCGATTCAAGGATATTCTTGATGAGACTATAGCTGCTG GAGAACTAAAGGAAACAAAAGCCTACAAGAAATGGGCAAAGAAATTATCAGAAATCAAGCCACCTACTAGTCCAATAAGAAGGCGAGCACA ATCATCAAAGAAACAATCAGAAACAGATCTGGGTGCCATCATATCACAGCGTCAACATGAGAGGAAACACCGCCTTAATTCTATGTTCTCATCTCTAATTTCAAAGTATGGTGGGGATCAAATGCCAGAGCCCTCTGAAGAGGAATTTGAAGCTGCACAGAGAAAACTGGAAAAACGTAGGTCCTCAAAAAAGTCAAAGCAAAGATAA